In the Chroococcidiopsis sp. SAG 2025 genome, one interval contains:
- a CDS encoding peptidylprolyl isomerase — protein MNSAPQTVNFFGLPIEFAEIVSYLQKSLQLKEVCQQILYRRIIERVARERGLTVEAEEIQAELERQRRDRDLEMDADLLTWLTDRLLDRETWEASIRDRLLAEKLNQRLFSIEVERFFNQHPSEFERVLLYRIVVSSAAEALEILYRLQEGQISFYEAAHFYDISEERRLQCGYEGRIYRSQLQPDIAAIVFSGAVGQAIGPLQTDTGYCLLLVEEFFSAQLTSERFQEILERLFQRWLALELSSMLQSNS, from the coding sequence ATGAATTCCGCACCCCAGACCGTTAATTTTTTTGGTTTACCTATAGAATTTGCTGAGATCGTTAGTTACTTGCAAAAGAGTTTGCAATTAAAGGAAGTCTGTCAGCAGATTTTATATCGCCGAATCATCGAACGTGTAGCGCGGGAAAGAGGCTTAACAGTTGAAGCTGAGGAAATTCAAGCTGAGTTGGAACGCCAGCGTCGCGATCGCGATTTAGAAATGGATGCCGATTTGTTAACTTGGTTGACAGATCGGCTGCTCGATCGAGAAACTTGGGAAGCTAGTATTCGCGATCGCCTGTTGGCTGAAAAATTAAATCAACGTCTTTTTTCTATAGAAGTAGAACGATTCTTTAACCAACATCCAAGTGAATTTGAACGAGTCTTACTTTATCGAATTGTCGTGTCTAGTGCAGCTGAAGCATTAGAGATTTTATATCGATTGCAAGAGGGTCAAATTAGCTTTTATGAAGCTGCACACTTCTACGATATTAGCGAAGAACGGCGACTTCAATGCGGTTATGAGGGGAGAATTTATCGTTCTCAGTTACAACCAGATATAGCAGCGATCGTCTTTAGTGGCGCTGTAGGACAAGCGATTGGTCCTCTGCAAACTGATACAGGTTATTGTTTACTATTGGTAGAAGAATTTTTTTCAGCTCAGTTAACTTCGGAAAGATTTCAAGAAATTTTGGAACGGCTATTTCAGCGGTG